CGCGGGCAGCATTCCCAGCGGTTTGCCGTCGCCGTCGACCTGGTCCATGAAGGCGACTTCGGCCTTGGTCAGGCCGTCGATGCTGAGCACCGTGTCGGCGCCGCTGAGGAAGTTCTTGTTGCCGACCTTGAAAAAGTCGGTGTTGGCCATGAAGATCGACCAGAACACATCGTTGATCTTCAGGCCGCTGCCGCGACCCAGCTTGCGCGGCACGGTCGTGATGGCGCCGAGATCATCGTTGATGATGTCACGCCGATCGATGGCCAGCAGCAACCCGTAGGTGTCGGCCTTGTTGGTATACTGCTCTTCACCGAGCGTGCCGTGCTTGAGTTCACCGCCGGGCGCCACGATCTCGTACTGGTCCTTGCCCACCAGCCGGTACGACGTCACCGTCTTGAAGTCGCTCACGTTGCGCACCGCAGTGATGTTGCGCCAGGTGCGTTCGACCGAGAAGAACCCTTCGAGGAGGAACTTGTTGGCGACGTTGCTCAGGATGCCGCCGATGTCGATTGTGCTTATTCCAGCTTCGATGCCGGGATTGAACGCGAACCTCAGGACTGAACGACTGTCGCGGAAGTTGCGGCCGGTGTACCCGTTCGCCCATGCGGCTTCGAGGAGCAGTTCCTGCAACCCGATGCCGCCGCGGAACCGCTTGGCCGCCAGGTCGAGCGATCGTTCCTCGCAGTGCTTCTCCAGGTCTTCGAACCGCGCTGCAATCAAGCATGCCGCCTCGAGGATCTGCGTACTCACACTCTGGTCGGGCACATGGACTGCCGGTGCCTTGGGGCGACTGGCGCGCAGGATCTCCAGTTCGGTGCGCGTGGAATCCCAGCCCTCGCGAATCGCCTTGGCTTCGATCTCATCGTGCTGGCCGGCGCAGAGGCGGCGGACCGCCGCGATGCGACTGGTCTCGGCAAGCGCCTGAGCGCGAATGTCCTCGACGGCACTGGGTTTGGTGTCACCCGTGGCAGCGACATCGGCCGACGGCGCTGATTCCGCGGTGGCCTCCGAAACGACTCCGTTGGTGGAGGAGACACTCGTGCCGTTCTCATTGTCCTTGTTTTCACCGTCCATGATGTTCTCCTGAGTCGCAGCGATCGCCGCGACGTTCACACTGGTCTTTCCATCCGCCCCGAGGTCCACGAAACTGATCTCGCCCAGCGTCGCCTTGCGGACGACGTTGACCGGCCCGGCGAACTCCTGGCCGTTGACGAGCACCTTCTGCCCTTCACGGATGAACTCGAATTCCTCGACCGAAGCGCCAACCGACGCCTGCCAGGGGAATCCGTTCTTCGAGGAAGTGACGATCTCGCGGGCTGTGGGCGTGTCGCGCGAGACGAGTCCCGAGGCGATGAGTTGTCCCTGTTCGATACGGATCGTGTCGGTATGACCGACACCCGAGGCCGGATCGTGGCTGAACCGGATTGGCCTTTGCTGCGAGGGAATGTTCAGACCCGCCAGGTCGAGAATGACAGGATGCCGCCACGCAGCCACACGCATGGCGCTGCCGGTGTACGCCACCATCTTGAAACGCGGCAAAGCCGTCGTCCCTTCGCCGGCCGCGGCCTCGACATCGATCTGCGCAGGCGCGGTGATTTCAATCGACGAGGGTGTGCTCTGCTCAGGCGGCGATGCGGCTGATCGCGTTGGCGTCTTGCTCTTTGCCATCTTCTTCGTCCTTGTCTGTCTCGTCGGGGCTGTCGGCGCGCGGCTGCGCCTGCGTCGGGGTCAGCCCCAGTTCATTCATCAATGCGATTTCGCGCGCCCGCTGGCGCAGTTCTTCTTCCCAGTCCCGACCCTGCCGGGCGAACTCGGTCGCGAGTGTCGTGGTGTGGTTGGCCAGTCGTGTGGCCTGCGCATTCGCTTCCTTGGCGGGATCGACGTGCTCCATGCCATCCCAGAACCACGTGTGCGGCGTGGCAACGCCGATCGCTCGCATCGACTGGGGCAGCAACCCCTCGACGAGCACGGCTTCATCAAGCCACGCTCGCAGGATCCGATCGAGGACCGCCGTCTGGAGGTGGTTCTGCTCGACGCGGATCGACTTGTAGTAGGTCTGGTGATCGAGCCGGCCGGAGGCGTAGTTGTACCCGCTGCTATTCCCGGCTGCGACATTGAAAGGCATGTTCAGGCAACGCGCGATCTCGTTGAGGATCTCGCGCTTGAACTCGGCGTATGTCGTCGCGGGCTGCTCGGCGTGGACCTGGCCGAGTTTCCAGCCGCCGGGCAGGACCGTGGCCAGGCGCTTCTCGAGTTCGACGATGTCCATCGGCTCGAGCGATTCGGCTTCACCGTTGGGCGGGGCGTCGGTGTAGATCACGGCCGCGAAGTCGGCGGCGGTCTCGGCGGCTGCGATGACCGCGAGTGTGTAACGCCGCAACTGGGCGAAGAGCGGCAGTGCCGGCGTGATGTCGGGAATGCCGCGCCACTGGCCGGGCCGATCGACGCGGTAGTAGTGGACGACCGATGCGGCAGGCACGGTGTCGAAC
The Phycisphaerales bacterium genome window above contains:
- a CDS encoding phage portal protein; the protein is MTSWFGSSGKAPAASSRPLVRIVRAKFDSAQTTTDNRRHWANADGLSPNAALSPEVRRILRNRARYEVANNSYAKGIVLTLANDTIGTGPRLQMLTNDTKANDIIEKSFEQWSRAINLPEKLRTMRLARAESGEAFGILTNNPAVEAPVQLDLRLVEPDQVTSPPGRLLRIGEADGITFDSFGNPIKYTVLRRHPGDGGMFGFGGEFDTVPAASVVHYYRVDRPGQWRGIPDITPALPLFAQLRRYTLAVIAAAETAADFAAVIYTDAPPNGEAESLEPMDIVELEKRLATVLPGGWKLGQVHAEQPATTYAEFKREILNEIARCLNMPFNVAAGNSSGYNYASGRLDHQTYYKSIRVEQNHLQTAVLDRILRAWLDEAVLVEGLLPQSMRAIGVATPHTWFWDGMEHVDPAKEANAQATRLANHTTTLATEFARQGRDWEEELRQRAREIALMNELGLTPTQAQPRADSPDETDKDEEDGKEQDANAISRIAA